The nucleotide window TGCACCCGCGATGCCCATCAGGTTTTGCAAATAGGGTGACACAAAACTGTTATTCACTTTCTTGCAATAGGAATGCTCTTTCGATAGGGCTACTTGCCCGAATCGGGTTTGAAATTCGTTTTTTTTTTGTTAGATTCGGGGACATCTCCCAAGTTTCTTTCTAAGACTTCTCGCCCTAATTCTACCCAAAGCTGGTCGAATTGTTTCTCGTATTCAAAGAACGAATCTAATTCGTTTAAGGCACTTATTTCTTGATAACGTTGGCGGGCAAGAGCTACAAATTGATCTTCGGTCATGGTTCGATACGGTTTATAATGAAAGGAGTCTAACTTCCTCAAAATACAACTTTTTACCACAAATGGGAAGTTTTGAAATGCACCCTGTTGCATTTCCAGTAGGTGTTATCAACCGATAAAAATATTTGTTGGGACGTACAACGAACAGAATGCCCAAAAGGGTTATTGTTGCATTATTGATGAATGGGCACATTGAGAAACAAAATACCGTTCTTGGGAGCAAACAAAAAAGTTTAATCTGGCATTTGGCGGGTGTAACCAAACCTTTGGCCAACCGTCTTGGGTTTGCCAACGTGGATAGTGTGGCTCCTTTGATTTTCGGTGGGATGAAATTCAGTCAAGGAACCACAGTTGGGGGCACGCCGGAGTAGTCATTCCGACGTGCCTTTTTCGTGATTACAAGTCCGTTAAGCAACCATTACTGGCGTTTTCGACCGCCTTAATGTACTTCCACAAGTATCCACTCGAAACCCTGTATGGGGGTTTTTGCCACTTCGATTTGCGGTTTGCCAGCTCGTCGTCGGAGATGTTGAGCGAAATCGTATTGTTTACCGCATCCAAAACAATGGTATCGCCATCTTGAATAAGGGCAATTTCCCCGCCTTCCATAGCTTCCGGCGTAACATGCCCCACAACAAATCCATGCGTACCACCGGAGAACCGTCCGTCGGTGATCAAGGCAACCGATTCCCCAAGCCCTGCACCCATAATGGCCGAAGTGGGTTTTAACATTTCGGGCATTCCCGGCCCTCCTTTTGGGCCCACATAGCGGATCACCACCACATGACCGGGCTTTACGAGTCCATTGTGAATACCGAGGTTCAGGTCTGCCTCCGAGTCAAAACAAATGGCCTTTCCTTCAAACCGTTCGCCCTCGTGTCCGGTTATTTTGGCCACAGCACCTTCTTTGGCAATATTGCCATACAAAATTTGAATATGACCTTCGGATTTGATTGGATTGGAGAGCGGGCGAATTAGGTCTTGGTCTTCGGGAAAATCGGGGATGTTTTCAAGGTTTTCTGCGATGGTTTTACCCGTAACCGTTAGGCAGTTGCCCTCTAAGAGGCCTTCTTTGAGCATCAACTTCATTAAGGCCGGAATACCGCCAATTTGGAACAGGTCTTCCATCAGGTATTTCCCACTTGGCTTCATATCCGCCAAGAGCGGTGTAGTGTTAGAGATTTCCTGAAAGTCATCTATCGTTAATGCAATGCCGCCGGTTCGGGCGATAGCAATCAGGTGGAGTACGGCATTGGTAGAGCCTCCCAAAACGGTAATCACTTTCATCGCATTGGTCAGCGAAGCACGGGTAATAATGTCTTTTGGTTTGAGGTCTTTCTCAATGAGGTTTCGGATGGCGTTGCCCACGGTTTGGCATTCGCGTTTTTTCTCTTCGCTACGTGCTGGACTGGACGAGCTGTACGGCAAGCTCATCCCTAATGCTTCGATGGCAGAACTCATCGTGTTTGCGGTGTACATTCCGCCACATGCACCGGGTCCGGGGCAAGCATTTTTAATGACTTCGCGGTAGTCTTCCTCGCTAATTTTGCCTTGTAATTTTTTGCCGTAGGCTTCAAATGCCGATACGATGTTGAGTTTTTCGCCTTTGTAGTGACCTCCATTGATGGTTCCGCCATAAACCATAATGGAGGGGCGGTTAAGCCGTAGCATGGCCATAATTGCACCGGGCATGTTCTTGTCGCAACCCGCTGTAAAAACAAGTCCATCATAAAAATGCGCACCTGCAATAGACTCGATAGAGTCCGCAATGATTTCGCGGGAAGGGAGGGAATACCGCATCCCGTCGTTCCCATTTGTAATGCCATCACTCACGCCAATGGTATTAAAAACCAGCCCCACCAAACCGGCATCATGCACGCTTTTCTTCTGCAAGGCGGCAAACATGGCCAAGTGCATATTACAAGGATTGCCATCGAATCCCGTGCTTCCGATGCCAACAAATGGTTTGTTAAGGTCTTCATAAGGGACGCCGGAGCCGATAATCATGGATTGGGCTGCCGGAAGTGATTCGTCTTGGGTTAGCAAACGGCTATGCTTATTTAGGATGTTTTCGGACATGGGACTGGATATAAAGGTTTATACAAACGAATTTTCCGGAAGATAAGGTTGTTCTTTCCCAAAATGCTTGTGAGGTAAAAAAGAAGAAAGCGGCCTTCTGAAAAGAAAACCGCTTTTTAAATTAATTTTTTGGGCTTTTATCGTGTTGGGGTAATGTCGTGCAGCAATTCTTCGTTAGAGCTGGTTTGGTTAATACGTTTAATGAGGGCTTGTCCGGCTTCTATCGGATGACGCATGTTCAAAACCCGCATCAGGGTATGCTGACGATACGTGATATCGCCCAACAACTGGTCTTCATTTCGCGTTCCGGAGCGACGTACATTAATGGCCGGAAAAATGCGTTTATTGGCCATTTCGCGGTCTAAAACGATTTCGCAATTGCCCGTCCCTTTAAATTCCTCCAGAATCACCTCGTCCATACGGCTCCCCGTATCCGTCAGTGCGGTTGCGACAATGGTAAGCGATCCTCCACGCTCTTGCTTTCGTGCGGCCCCAAAAATCCGTCGGGGAATGTTTAGTGCTCTGGAGTCTAAACCACCAGAGAGCGTTCGGCCACTACCCGCACTGAAAATGTTAAACGTCCGACCGAGTCGCGTGAGGGAATCTATGAGGAAAACAACATCTCGGCGCATTTCCACCAGTCGTAAGCAATATTCAAGGGCAAGGGTTGAAACCCGAACATGGTTGTCTTCCTCGCGGTCGTTCGAGGAGGCAAAAACCATTGCCGGAATGTTCCGCTTAAAGTCGGTTACTTCCTCAGGGCGCTCATCCACCAACAAAGCAACCAATGCCGCTTGTGGGTGGTTTTGATGAATACCACGCGCAATGCCGTGTAAAATCAAGGTCTTACCTGTCCGTGGAGGTGCAACGACCATCGCACGCTGCCCTTTCCCAATCGGGGACACAATGTCTATCATGCGCATGGGGATGTCTTTGGGACTTGTAATTAAGTTCCATTTTTCATTGGGGTAAACGGTTGGCTCGTTCGAATCCACAACAATCTTCACCCAACGATCTACCGGAATCCCCATGACCTTTTCTACGGTTTTAACGACCATGTCTCCTTTTTTTCCCGGAACAGCTGTCCCTTCGATAGCGACCCCATCTCGCAGATTAAATCTTTTGATCATTGGTGGGGGGACAAAGGGATCCAACTCTCCTTTAGGAAGGTCATGCCTAAGGGTGCGTACAAATCCAAATTTTTTATCGCCGATAAGTTCCAGCAGACCAGTGAAAAATTGTCCTTCCATTTATGCGATGTAGGTTTTAGGTTTTCGGGTGCGTAAGATTTGGTTTATCCTGCGGTTTAAGCCTTTTGGTTGCTTATTTTACCCAATGTGTTGTTGCAAGGGGCAATCGGATTATGGGGCGAATACATGAAACATACTGCTTTTGTTGCTGTTCGCTGATCCGATGCCCAACCAAAATAAGGCGGAAGGATTATTTTTTGCAATTAATTGTCCACTTCCGCAAAGTATTCAACGGAAGAGCAAAATACTAAGAATGTATGGTTGTGGTTTCAGTTGTTCTGGCAATTGTTTTTTTACGGCATTCAGTAGCTCGGATGCACCATTTTATAGACGTCCTTGCCGCTTCATCCTATGAACTTGATGGCTATCGGTACAATTTGAACAAGTTTTCCTCTCAAATACTTGCACTGCGCCATGTGTTGGGGATGATCTTTGCCGGTGTCGTAGCGTTGTTGCTCTTTTATGGGATGACTTGGTTTGCCTATGGCTTGGTCTTGATGGTGGTAGTTTTGTTCATTAAAAAACAAGTCTTTGCGCATTATTCCATCCAAACGTTTGCACCTGAGAAGCGGCAACTTTCTTTTGCGATGGGTATGTTTTTGTGGTCGTTACCCGTGTTGATGGGAAGCATTTTGTGGGCGTTCTCCATCAAAACAACAGGTTGGGCGTTTTTTGTCCTTGGCTGGCTGACGTCCGACATCGCGATTCCGATTTGGGTGGGAATAACTGCACGGTTTTTGTCGTGGAGAAGACGCCGTGCCATGCGCCGTAATCTACGTTGGGTGAAGCGGGTCTTACGTAGCCGGAAAGATTTGGGCGTGGTTTTCTTTTGGGGAGATCAGGCCTCTTATTGCGCTTTCGTCCAAAAAATGGGTACGTATATTTCGATTTTATCCACAAACGGTGCTTGTCTGGACATTCAGGACTTGGCGCTTACGATGAAGGCGGAATTAAAACCAGAACACCGCTTGCTCGTTATATGGGGGGCGTTAGAAAGTGATCATCCCGAAGCCCTTCGCGCTTTTCAAACATTGGTCAAGATTTGTCAAGTGGATGTATATGTGGTGTTAGAAGCCGCCGATCAAATAGAACATACGCCGATTCTCTTGCGCCAAATTCAGGTTTCAGATG belongs to Rhodothermia bacterium and includes:
- the rho gene encoding transcription termination factor Rho, which codes for MEGQFFTGLLELIGDKKFGFVRTLRHDLPKGELDPFVPPPMIKRFNLRDGVAIEGTAVPGKKGDMVVKTVEKVMGIPVDRWVKIVVDSNEPTVYPNEKWNLITSPKDIPMRMIDIVSPIGKGQRAMVVAPPRTGKTLILHGIARGIHQNHPQAALVALLVDERPEEVTDFKRNIPAMVFASSNDREEDNHVRVSTLALEYCLRLVEMRRDVVFLIDSLTRLGRTFNIFSAGSGRTLSGGLDSRALNIPRRIFGAARKQERGGSLTIVATALTDTGSRMDEVILEEFKGTGNCEIVLDREMANKRIFPAINVRRSGTRNEDQLLGDITYRQHTLMRVLNMRHPIEAGQALIKRINQTSSNEELLHDITPTR
- the ilvD gene encoding dihydroxy-acid dehydratase, yielding MSENILNKHSRLLTQDESLPAAQSMIIGSGVPYEDLNKPFVGIGSTGFDGNPCNMHLAMFAALQKKSVHDAGLVGLVFNTIGVSDGITNGNDGMRYSLPSREIIADSIESIAGAHFYDGLVFTAGCDKNMPGAIMAMLRLNRPSIMVYGGTINGGHYKGEKLNIVSAFEAYGKKLQGKISEEDYREVIKNACPGPGACGGMYTANTMSSAIEALGMSLPYSSSSPARSEEKKRECQTVGNAIRNLIEKDLKPKDIITRASLTNAMKVITVLGGSTNAVLHLIAIARTGGIALTIDDFQEISNTTPLLADMKPSGKYLMEDLFQIGGIPALMKLMLKEGLLEGNCLTVTGKTIAENLENIPDFPEDQDLIRPLSNPIKSEGHIQILYGNIAKEGAVAKITGHEGERFEGKAICFDSEADLNLGIHNGLVKPGHVVVIRYVGPKGGPGMPEMLKPTSAIMGAGLGESVALITDGRFSGGTHGFVVGHVTPEAMEGGEIALIQDGDTIVLDAVNNTISLNISDDELANRKSKWQKPPYRVSSGYLWKYIKAVENASNGCLTDL